From the genome of Chromatiales bacterium, one region includes:
- the nadA gene encoding quinolinate synthase NadA, whose product MNQPNDIPLIRLPEIPSTRTIEAHVPHYTGRERDEVIARIKALLEDRDAVLVAHYYVDADLQQLAEETGGYVSDSLDMARFGNEHPASTLVVAGVRFMGETAKILNPEKRVLMPTLEAECSLDLGCPAEQFIPFCDAHPDRTVVVYANTSAEVKARADYVVTSSIAVSLVRHLHEQGKKILWAPDKYLGHYIQRVTGADMLLWNASCVVHEEFKSRELGRLIEQYPDAGVLVHPESPEEVIAMADVVGSTSQLIQAVKELPNDTFIVATDHGIFYKMQQAAPGKTLIDAPTGGRGATCKMCAHCPWMAMNGLHNLLSVLETGKNEIHVPEDIRVKALRSTQRMLDFARSRQSEVLGAGNA is encoded by the coding sequence ATGAACCAGCCCAACGACATCCCGCTGATCCGCCTGCCGGAGATCCCGAGCACGCGCACCATCGAGGCCCACGTGCCGCACTACACCGGGCGCGAACGCGACGAGGTGATCGCGCGCATCAAGGCGCTGCTGGAAGACCGCGATGCCGTGCTGGTGGCCCACTACTACGTGGATGCCGACCTGCAGCAGCTCGCCGAGGAGACCGGCGGCTACGTCTCCGACTCGCTGGACATGGCGCGCTTCGGCAACGAGCATCCCGCCAGCACCCTGGTGGTGGCGGGCGTGCGCTTCATGGGCGAGACGGCCAAGATCCTCAACCCGGAAAAGCGCGTGCTCATGCCCACGCTGGAGGCCGAGTGCTCGCTGGATCTCGGCTGCCCGGCGGAGCAGTTCATCCCCTTCTGCGACGCACACCCGGATCGCACCGTGGTGGTCTACGCCAACACCAGCGCCGAGGTGAAGGCGCGCGCCGACTACGTCGTCACCTCCTCCATCGCCGTGAGCCTGGTCAGACACCTGCACGAACAGGGGAAGAAGATCCTCTGGGCGCCGGACAAGTACCTCGGCCACTACATCCAGCGCGTCACCGGCGCCGACATGCTGCTGTGGAACGCCTCCTGCGTGGTGCACGAGGAGTTCAAGTCTCGCGAGCTGGGCCGGCTCATCGAGCAATACCCGGACGCCGGCGTGCTGGTGCATCCGGAATCGCCCGAGGAGGTGATCGCCATGGCCGACGTGGTCGGCTCCACCTCGCAGCTCATCCAGGCGGTGAAGGAACTGCCCAACGACACCTTCATCGTCGCCACCGACCACGGCATCTTCTACAAGATGCAACAGGCCGCGCCGGGCAAGACGCTGATCGACGCCCCCACCGGCGGTCGCGGCGCCACCTGCAAGATGTGCGCGCACTGCCCCTGGATGGCCATGAACGGCCTGCACAACCTGCTCAGCGTGCTCGAGACCGGCAAGAACGAGATCCATGTGCCGGAGGACATCCGCGTGAAGGCGCTGCGCTCCACCCAGCGCATGCTCGACTTCGCGCGCAGCCGGCAGAGCGAGGTACTCGGCGCCGGCAATGCCTGA
- the lexA gene encoding repressor LexA, translating into MSNVAYLLPKHQRPVWPAELEDLGMALDALTEIPLLGTVTAGLPIDLCEQQERIAVPSDLVRRNTYALRVRGHSMIDDNIEDGDIIVVEKRESAENGQTVVAMINGEQVTLKKFYVERDGIRLQPANPEMEPIILKNEDIQILGIVTGVIRRK; encoded by the coding sequence ATGTCCAATGTCGCCTACCTGCTGCCCAAACACCAGCGCCCGGTGTGGCCGGCGGAGCTCGAGGACCTGGGCATGGCGCTCGACGCCCTCACCGAGATCCCCCTGCTCGGCACCGTCACCGCCGGCCTGCCCATCGATCTCTGCGAACAGCAGGAGCGCATCGCCGTCCCCTCCGACCTGGTGCGCCGCAACACCTACGCCCTGCGCGTGCGCGGCCACTCGATGATCGACGACAACATCGAGGACGGCGACATCATCGTGGTGGAAAAGCGCGAGAGCGCGGAGAACGGCCAGACCGTGGTGGCCATGATCAACGGCGAGCAGGTCACGCTGAAGAAGTTCTACGTGGAGCGCGACGGCATCCGCCTGCAGCCGGCCAACCCGGAGATGGAGCCCATCATCCTGAAGAACGAGGACATCCAGATCCTCGGCATCGTCACCGGTGTGATCCGCCGGAAATAG
- a CDS encoding LysR family transcriptional regulator has translation MTTPRITLDQWQALQALADHGSFAAAAQDLELSDSVLRFALHKLEDKLQLKLLEQAEDGRVQVTEAGNILLDRSRQLMEEALRLETLARDLREQDDTQINLVVDTGFPTSLLLEALRRFDEARTAARINLREVAPLGVQRALRAGEADLALGSEIPEGFKGQPVTTIEYIAVAQPNHPLHDIKRKLLPKDLARHLQIIVQGASGQFQSSGAWVRSERQWTVATLHTALTLVKAGLGFSWLPAHLVKHAIDHGEIKPLRLQAGGSYHVSMFLVVRDAMACGPAAAKLAGILQQISADPKQSARA, from the coding sequence ATGACGACACCAAGGATCACGCTCGATCAATGGCAGGCACTGCAGGCACTGGCCGATCACGGCAGTTTCGCCGCCGCCGCCCAGGATCTCGAACTCAGTGACTCGGTCCTGCGCTTCGCCCTGCACAAGCTGGAGGACAAGCTCCAGCTCAAGCTGCTGGAACAGGCCGAGGATGGCCGGGTACAGGTGACCGAGGCGGGCAACATCCTGCTCGACCGCTCGCGCCAGCTGATGGAAGAGGCCCTGAGGCTGGAGACACTGGCGCGCGACCTGCGAGAGCAGGACGACACCCAGATCAACCTGGTGGTGGATACCGGCTTTCCCACCAGCCTGCTGCTGGAGGCCCTGCGCCGCTTCGACGAGGCACGCACGGCGGCCCGCATCAACCTGCGCGAGGTCGCCCCGCTGGGGGTGCAGCGTGCGCTGCGCGCCGGCGAGGCCGACCTCGCCCTGGGCAGCGAGATCCCCGAAGGCTTCAAGGGCCAGCCCGTCACCACCATCGAATACATCGCGGTGGCCCAGCCCAACCATCCCCTGCACGACATCAAGCGCAAGCTGCTGCCCAAGGACCTCGCCCGTCACCTGCAGATCATCGTGCAGGGCGCGAGCGGCCAGTTCCAGAGCAGCGGCGCCTGGGTGCGTTCAGAACGTCAGTGGACGGTGGCCACGCTGCATACGGCGCTCACCCTGGTGAAGGCGGGACTGGGGTTCAGCTGGCTGCCGGCCCACCTGGTGAAACACGCCATCGACCACGGCGAGATCAAGCCGCTCAGGCTGCAGGCCGGCGGCAGTTATCACGTGTCGATGTTCCTGGTGGTACGGGATGCGATGGCCTGCGGACCGGCGGCGGCGAAGCTCGCCGGTATCCTGCAACAGATCAGTGCTGATCCGAAACAATCCGCTCGCGCATGA
- a CDS encoding NUDIX hydrolase, which yields MRHCYDHPRPAVTTDVVMFTIREETLQLLLIKRAAEPFQGRWALPGGFVEPDEALEEAAARELAEETGVTGVYLEQLYTFGAPDRDPRDRVISVAYYALVPSDRLTLRAASDAEDVGWFAFDALPPLAFDHDRIVRMAHERLAAKLDYSTIALQFMPERFTLGDLQEVYETILRAPQDKRNFRKRILALEQLEATGERRRNGAHRPAMLYRVRDPQRVAIIK from the coding sequence ATGCGCCATTGCTACGATCATCCGCGACCGGCCGTGACCACCGACGTGGTCATGTTCACGATTCGCGAAGAGACACTGCAGCTGCTGCTGATCAAGCGCGCCGCCGAGCCCTTCCAGGGGCGCTGGGCACTGCCCGGCGGCTTCGTGGAGCCCGACGAGGCACTGGAAGAGGCGGCGGCCCGCGAGCTCGCGGAGGAGACCGGCGTCACCGGCGTGTACCTGGAGCAGCTCTACACCTTCGGTGCGCCGGACCGGGACCCGCGCGACCGCGTGATCTCGGTGGCCTACTACGCCCTGGTGCCCTCCGACCGCCTGACGCTGCGCGCCGCCTCCGACGCCGAGGACGTGGGCTGGTTCGCCTTCGACGCCCTGCCGCCCCTGGCCTTCGACCACGACCGCATCGTGCGCATGGCCCACGAGCGCCTGGCGGCCAAGCTCGACTACTCCACCATCGCCCTGCAGTTCATGCCCGAGCGCTTCACCCTGGGTGACCTGCAGGAGGTCTACGAGACCATCCTGCGCGCGCCGCAGGACAAGCGGAACTTCCGCAAGCGCATCCTGGCCCTGGAACAGCTCGAGGCCACCGGCGAGCGGCGCCGCAACGGGGCGCACCGCCCGGCCATGCTGTACCGGGTACGCGACCCGCAGCGGGTGGCGATCATCAAGTGA
- a CDS encoding mechanosensitive ion channel family protein: MRSTTHPADRRQLHPRGYRPLLWLLILALLGPLAALAQEPATPEWTREATRSLEAIEKRLLPVDPETADAKAIGDALREVSALRAQAQECVTMAEEGIQQIDTTLESLGEASKGESAEVARERRELAQQRSAHEQTLSSCRLLGVQAQRLADALSQGQQSLLARRLLAQGPDAWAVIRANLAQPGQWLTSFMQLLTLEADRGLPNARQWLLALALLVLGALAGLGLRRLLFRGNASPHAREGIAAHFALALGVQVRRDLPRWLALALPAGFLLIILPTSPPPFVTAAAVGLALFALLLSLIGLLLTPRKPAIDWLMHPAGTARALGRRLKVMAALGLIGYLLFVTSLRQALTPDLYLLARGIFVTVLILNLVDIVWIVRRASWSVLGRLPRLALMLALLGVLLAEYLGYRNLAGYLLGGIMGSLFAIALAVLASVLLTDLYNGIDEGRLGWQRRLRARLGLKEHELVPGLTWLRLFSLVVIWGLLVIWLTAIWGFSQQGQSLLIPYLLNGFTVGSLTIVPTYLLGGLLAFALLLNLSRYVKQRLIPRWLRHTRMDQGAREAVAAVTGYTGIAVAALIALSIAGFEMQNLAIIAGALSVGIGFGLQNIVNNFVSGLILLFERPIRRGDWIVAGNTEGFVKSINIRSTQIETFDHADVIVPNSELISQQVTNWMLADRYGRVVVPVGVSYDSDPEQVRDILLKIAEAHPLILKDHHTLPGPNVLFRQFGDSSLNFELRFFITQVDQRLNTISQINFEIFRAFRREGIEIPFPQRDLHLRSWPGREGGADNPTLPPPS, encoded by the coding sequence ATGCGCTCCACCACCCACCCGGCCGACAGGCGGCAGCTTCACCCCCGGGGATACCGGCCGCTGCTCTGGCTGCTGATCCTCGCCCTGCTGGGGCCGCTGGCCGCCCTGGCGCAGGAGCCCGCCACGCCGGAATGGACGCGCGAGGCCACCCGCAGCCTGGAAGCGATCGAAAAGCGCCTGCTGCCGGTCGACCCGGAGACGGCCGATGCCAAGGCCATCGGCGACGCCCTGCGTGAGGTCAGCGCCCTGCGTGCCCAGGCGCAGGAGTGCGTGACCATGGCCGAGGAGGGCATCCAGCAGATCGACACCACCCTCGAGTCACTGGGGGAGGCCAGCAAGGGCGAGTCGGCCGAGGTGGCACGCGAGCGCCGTGAACTCGCCCAGCAGCGGAGCGCCCACGAGCAGACGCTCTCCAGCTGCCGGCTGCTGGGCGTGCAGGCCCAGCGCCTCGCCGATGCCCTGTCCCAGGGCCAGCAGAGCCTGCTGGCCCGCCGCCTGCTCGCGCAGGGACCCGACGCCTGGGCCGTGATCCGGGCCAATCTCGCCCAACCGGGCCAGTGGCTCACCTCCTTCATGCAGCTGCTCACGCTGGAGGCGGACCGGGGGCTGCCCAACGCGCGCCAGTGGCTGCTGGCCCTGGCCCTGTTGGTCCTGGGCGCCCTGGCTGGCCTCGGCCTGCGCCGGCTGCTGTTCCGCGGCAATGCCTCGCCCCATGCCCGCGAAGGCATCGCCGCCCACTTTGCCCTGGCGCTGGGCGTGCAGGTCCGGCGCGACCTGCCACGCTGGCTGGCCCTGGCCCTGCCGGCCGGCTTCCTGCTCATCATCCTGCCGACCTCGCCCCCGCCCTTCGTGACCGCGGCCGCGGTGGGCCTTGCATTGTTCGCGCTGCTGCTGTCGCTGATCGGCCTGCTGCTGACCCCCCGCAAACCGGCGATCGACTGGCTCATGCATCCCGCCGGGACGGCCCGTGCCCTGGGTCGCCGCCTCAAGGTGATGGCCGCCCTGGGCCTGATCGGCTACCTGCTGTTCGTCACCAGCCTGCGCCAGGCCCTCACCCCGGACCTCTACCTGCTCGCACGCGGCATCTTCGTCACCGTGCTCATCCTCAACCTGGTGGACATCGTCTGGATCGTGCGCCGCGCGAGCTGGAGCGTGCTCGGCCGCCTGCCCCGCCTGGCACTGATGCTGGCCCTGCTCGGCGTACTGCTGGCCGAATACCTGGGCTATCGCAACCTCGCCGGCTACCTGCTCGGCGGCATCATGGGCAGCCTCTTCGCCATCGCGCTGGCCGTGCTCGCCAGCGTCCTGCTCACCGATCTCTACAACGGCATCGACGAGGGCCGGCTGGGCTGGCAACGCCGCCTGCGTGCCCGCCTGGGCCTGAAGGAACACGAGCTCGTGCCCGGCCTCACCTGGCTGCGCCTGTTCTCGCTGGTGGTGATCTGGGGCCTCCTCGTCATCTGGCTCACCGCCATCTGGGGCTTCTCACAGCAGGGGCAGAGCCTGCTCATCCCCTACCTGCTCAACGGCTTCACCGTCGGCTCGCTCACCATCGTGCCCACCTACCTGCTCGGCGGGCTGCTGGCCTTCGCCCTGCTGCTGAACCTCTCCCGCTACGTCAAGCAGAGACTGATCCCGCGCTGGCTCCGGCACACACGCATGGACCAGGGGGCGCGCGAGGCCGTGGCGGCGGTCACCGGCTACACGGGCATCGCCGTGGCGGCACTCATCGCCCTGTCCATCGCCGGCTTCGAGATGCAGAACCTGGCCATCATCGCCGGCGCCCTGTCGGTGGGCATCGGCTTCGGCCTGCAGAACATCGTCAACAACTTCGTCTCCGGCCTGATCCTGCTGTTCGAGCGCCCCATCCGCCGCGGCGACTGGATCGTCGCCGGCAACACCGAGGGCTTCGTCAAGAGCATCAACATCCGCTCCACCCAGATCGAGACCTTCGACCACGCCGACGTGATCGTGCCCAACTCCGAGCTCATCTCCCAACAGGTGACCAACTGGATGCTGGCCGACCGGTATGGCCGCGTGGTGGTGCCGGTGGGCGTATCCTACGACTCCGACCCGGAGCAGGTGCGCGACATCCTGCTCAAGATCGCCGAGGCACACCCGCTGATCCTGAAGGACCACCACACGCTGCCGGGACCCAACGTCCTGTTCCGGCAGTTCGGCGACAGTTCGCTCAATTTCGAGCTGCGCTTCTTCATCACCCAGGTGGACCAGCGCCTGAACACCATCAGCCAGATCAACTTCGAGATCTTCCGCGCCTTCCGGCGCGAGGGCATCGAGATCCCCTTCCCGCAGCGCGACCTGCACCTGCGCAGCTGGCCGGGACGCGAGGGCGGGGCCGACAACCCCACCCTGCCGCCGCCGTCCTGA
- a CDS encoding hemerythrin domain-containing protein: protein MSTRLIDLTADDLGMAPHSYAFYALRELRHGEDATLRLAEEPSVLMKSLEIQLRRGIHWEVTEAGPPVWTVSVKRRDDVDAADLIDLLTRDHLRIDKLFANALHLANANRIEEALPYFREYAAALRRHLSLEDEILAPRFDLPRSPAGDDPTSIMVREHEQILEQTVMMEELIDEGLGDAGMLAPFFAMLSGQLAKHEYREEENLFPHWKRLVKNLEGEEDELFRIARETIGEVR, encoded by the coding sequence ATGTCCACACGCCTGATCGATCTGACCGCCGACGACCTGGGGATGGCCCCCCACAGCTACGCCTTCTACGCGCTGCGTGAACTGCGCCATGGCGAAGACGCCACCCTGCGGCTCGCCGAGGAGCCCTCGGTCCTGATGAAGAGCCTGGAGATCCAGCTGCGCCGGGGCATCCACTGGGAGGTGACGGAGGCCGGGCCGCCGGTGTGGACGGTGAGCGTGAAGCGCCGCGACGACGTGGACGCCGCCGACCTCATCGACCTGCTGACCCGCGACCACCTGCGCATCGACAAGCTCTTTGCCAATGCCCTGCACTTGGCCAACGCCAACAGGATCGAGGAGGCACTGCCGTATTTTCGCGAGTACGCCGCCGCCCTGCGCCGGCACCTGAGCCTGGAGGACGAGATCCTCGCACCGCGCTTCGACCTGCCGCGCAGCCCGGCGGGCGACGACCCGACCTCCATCATGGTGCGCGAGCACGAACAGATCCTGGAGCAGACGGTGATGATGGAGGAACTGATCGACGAGGGCCTGGGTGATGCCGGCATGCTGGCGCCCTTCTTCGCCATGCTCTCCGGGCAGCTCGCCAAGCACGAGTATCGCGAGGAGGAGAACCTCTTCCCGCACTGGAAGCGGCTGGTGAAGAACCTGGAGGGCGAGGAGGACGAGCTCTTCCGCATCGCCCGCGAGACCATCGGCGAGGTGCGCTGA
- a CDS encoding prenyltransferase, whose translation MTTPARALPGLARAPFLLLALVAWAIGAAAACWLPGTVHGGHALLALLAAVLAHTAVNSLNEYHDFRSGLDLHTTRTPFSGGSGVLPRQPQWAPLALGLGLVTLLASGLIGLYLLQAGGPAALVLGLIGVALVVTYTPWLNRNPWLCLLAPGIGFGPVIVAGTGVVLTGGLDPRLLVASLPMLFLASNLLLLNQLPDREADAGAGRRHLPIVIGARGSLYVFGGFLLAAYASLLLGWAGGLLPVGALAGLATLPLGIVVWRGAWRHHADVARLTPVLGQNVLLVLGTGGLLAAGLFLSA comes from the coding sequence GTGACCACCCCCGCCCGCGCCCTGCCGGGGCTGGCCCGCGCGCCCTTCCTCTTGCTGGCCCTGGTGGCCTGGGCCATCGGCGCGGCCGCCGCCTGCTGGCTGCCCGGCACCGTGCATGGCGGCCACGCCCTGCTCGCCCTGCTGGCGGCGGTGCTCGCCCACACGGCGGTCAACAGCCTCAACGAGTACCACGACTTTCGCAGCGGGCTGGACCTGCACACCACCCGCACCCCCTTCAGCGGGGGCAGCGGGGTGCTCCCCCGCCAGCCGCAGTGGGCCCCGCTGGCCCTGGGCCTGGGCCTGGTCACGCTGCTCGCCAGCGGCCTCATTGGCCTCTATCTCCTGCAGGCCGGCGGGCCGGCCGCCCTGGTGCTGGGCCTGATCGGCGTGGCGCTGGTCGTCACCTACACCCCCTGGCTCAACCGCAACCCCTGGCTCTGCCTGCTGGCCCCCGGGATCGGCTTCGGCCCGGTGATCGTCGCCGGCACCGGCGTGGTGCTCACCGGCGGGCTGGACCCGCGCCTGCTCGTCGCCTCGCTGCCCATGCTGTTCCTCGCCAGCAACCTGTTGCTGCTGAACCAGCTGCCGGACCGGGAGGCGGATGCCGGCGCGGGCCGGCGCCACCTGCCCATCGTCATCGGGGCCCGGGGGAGCCTGTACGTGTTCGGGGGATTCCTGCTGGCGGCCTATGCGAGCCTGCTGCTCGGCTGGGCGGGCGGGCTGTTGCCGGTCGGTGCGCTGGCAGGACTTGCCACCCTGCCGCTGGGGATCGTGGTGTGGCGCGGGGCCTGGCGCCACCACGCGGATGTCGCGCGGCTGACGCCGGTGCTGGGACAGAACGTGCTGCTGGTACTGGGTACCGGCGGCCTGCTGGCCGCCGGGCTGTTTCTCTCGGCCTGA
- a CDS encoding group II truncated hemoglobin, whose amino-acid sequence MTQQSAPDQEPTPYERLGGDAAVRRLVDRFYELMDTLPETYEIRRLHPQDLSGSADKLYKFLSGWLGGPPLYWDEYGHPMLRRRHLPFPIGEAERDQWLLCMNQALDEQVADAGLREALKRAFFGTADHMRNRG is encoded by the coding sequence ATGACCCAGCAAAGCGCCCCTGACCAGGAACCGACCCCCTACGAGCGCCTCGGCGGTGACGCCGCCGTGCGCCGCCTCGTGGACCGCTTCTACGAGCTGATGGACACCCTGCCCGAGACGTACGAGATCCGGCGCCTGCACCCGCAGGACCTGTCGGGTTCGGCCGACAAGCTCTACAAGTTCCTCTCCGGCTGGCTGGGTGGTCCGCCGCTGTACTGGGACGAATACGGCCACCCCATGCTGCGCCGCCGACATCTGCCCTTCCCCATCGGCGAGGCCGAGCGCGACCAGTGGCTGCTGTGCATGAACCAGGCGCTGGACGAGCAGGTGGCGGACGCCGGGCTGCGCGAGGCCCTCAAGCGCGCCTTCTTCGGCACCGCCGACCACATGCGCAACCGCGGCTGA
- a CDS encoding diguanylate cyclase, with protein sequence MRRAMRRLLVQDFDVIEAEDGKEAWKRIAEDQDIQAVFSDLVMPKMNGFELLRQIRESIHSRINQLPVVIITGHNDDERMHRQAMMLGATDFITKPFDAMQLKARARASVKFDETTRKLEDARNIIETQSTIDPLTRLANKLYFKQHGSELISFALRHDKPLSILRMSVDKYDVLFKKKGREIAEKILVNVARIIANSVRQEDTVARIGLAQFGVLMPGADEHTARKIANRIHQLMQKTGYRIGNTRFRMTMSAGLVSPTLSADLDFDEMLKVAETRLNKAMASGGNKLIFEEPVAAGGGGTGQLPRPKNLLSVEEALVLLKSGETGKLAEQTHLLVDKVYPLLQFANHELRLGIDGSLMMLRERIDHIMRERIVSDQH encoded by the coding sequence ATGCGGCGCGCCATGCGCCGCCTGCTGGTGCAGGACTTCGACGTGATCGAGGCCGAGGACGGCAAGGAGGCCTGGAAGCGCATCGCCGAGGATCAGGACATCCAGGCCGTGTTCTCGGACCTGGTGATGCCGAAGATGAACGGCTTCGAGCTGCTGCGCCAGATCCGCGAATCCATCCACAGTCGCATCAACCAGCTGCCGGTGGTCATCATCACCGGGCACAACGACGATGAGCGCATGCATCGCCAGGCGATGATGCTCGGCGCCACCGACTTCATCACCAAGCCCTTCGACGCCATGCAGCTCAAGGCCCGTGCCCGGGCCAGCGTCAAGTTCGACGAGACCACGCGCAAGCTGGAAGACGCGCGCAACATCATCGAGACGCAGTCGACCATCGACCCGCTCACGCGTCTGGCCAACAAGCTCTACTTCAAGCAGCACGGCTCCGAGCTCATCTCCTTCGCCCTGCGCCACGACAAGCCCCTGTCCATCCTGCGCATGTCGGTGGACAAGTACGACGTGCTGTTCAAGAAGAAGGGGCGCGAGATCGCCGAGAAGATCCTGGTCAACGTGGCCCGGATCATCGCCAACTCGGTACGCCAGGAGGACACCGTGGCCCGCATCGGGCTCGCACAGTTCGGCGTGCTCATGCCGGGTGCCGACGAGCACACCGCACGCAAGATCGCCAATCGCATCCACCAGCTCATGCAGAAGACGGGTTACCGCATCGGCAACACCCGTTTCCGCATGACCATGAGTGCGGGCCTGGTCTCGCCGACGCTGTCGGCCGACCTCGATTTCGACGAGATGCTGAAGGTGGCCGAGACGCGGCTCAACAAGGCCATGGCCAGCGGCGGCAACAAGCTGATCTTCGAGGAGCCGGTGGCGGCCGGTGGCGGCGGCACGGGGCAGTTACCGCGGCCGAAGAACCTGCTGTCGGTGGAAGAGGCCCTGGTGCTGCTGAAGTCGGGCGAGACCGGCAAGCTGGCCGAGCAGACCCACCTGCTGGTGGACAAGGTCTATCCCCTGCTGCAGTTCGCCAACCACGAGCTGCGTCTCGGTATCGACGGCAGTCTGATGATGCTGCGCGAGCGCATCGATCACATCATGCGCGAGCGGATTGTTTCGGATCAGCACTGA
- the typA gene encoding translational GTPase TypA codes for MIENLRNIAIIAHVDHGKTTLVDQLLKQSQTLDERTQLEERAMDSNALEKERGITILAKNTAINWGDYHINIVDTPGHADFGGEVERVLSMVDSVLLLVDAVDGPMPQTRFVTQKALGRGLKPIVVINKIDRPGARPDWVLDQTFDLFDRLGATDEQLDFPVIYASGLNGYAGLDETVREGDMTPLFQAIVDKVHPPQVDIEGPFQMQVSQLDYNSYVGVIGIGRITRGRIKPNTSVAIVDRDGKRRNGRMLQIFGFLGLDRIEVQEATAGDIIAFTGIEELFISDTLCDPGAVEALAPMTVDEPTVSMTFQVNTSPFAGKDGKFITSRQIKERLERELLHNVALRVEQADDPDKFRVSGRGELHLSVLIENMRREGYELGVSRPEVILREVDGVREEPYEQLTVDVEENHQGGVMEKLGTRGGDLKNMVPDGQGRVRLDYIIPSRGLIGFRTEFMTATQGTGLIYSVFDHYGPVKKGSFGNRINGVLIANGPGKVLAYALFNLQDRGRLFIGPGEEVYEGMVIGIHSRDNDLVVNPLKAKQLTNIRAAGTDENLILTPPIRMSLEQALEFIDDDELVEVTPNHIRLRKKMLSENDRKRASRQPK; via the coding sequence GTGATCGAAAATCTCCGCAATATCGCCATCATCGCCCACGTCGACCATGGCAAGACCACCCTGGTAGACCAGCTCCTGAAACAGTCGCAGACCCTCGACGAGCGCACCCAGCTCGAAGAGCGCGCGATGGACTCCAATGCCCTGGAGAAGGAGCGCGGCATCACCATCCTGGCCAAGAACACGGCCATCAACTGGGGTGACTACCACATCAACATCGTCGACACCCCCGGACACGCCGACTTCGGCGGCGAGGTGGAGCGCGTGCTGTCGATGGTCGACTCGGTGCTGCTGCTGGTGGACGCGGTGGACGGCCCCATGCCGCAGACCCGCTTCGTCACGCAGAAGGCGCTGGGCCGCGGCCTCAAGCCCATCGTGGTCATCAACAAGATCGACCGCCCGGGCGCGCGCCCGGACTGGGTGCTGGACCAGACCTTCGACCTGTTCGACCGCCTGGGGGCGACCGACGAGCAGCTCGACTTCCCCGTCATCTACGCCTCGGGCCTGAACGGCTACGCCGGTCTCGACGAGACCGTGCGCGAGGGCGACATGACGCCCCTGTTCCAGGCCATCGTCGACAAGGTGCATCCGCCGCAGGTCGACATCGAGGGCCCGTTCCAGATGCAGGTCTCGCAGCTCGACTACAACAGCTACGTGGGCGTGATCGGTATCGGCCGCATCACCCGCGGCCGCATCAAGCCGAACACCTCGGTGGCCATCGTCGACCGTGACGGCAAGCGCCGCAACGGCCGCATGCTGCAGATCTTCGGCTTCCTCGGCCTGGACCGCATCGAGGTGCAGGAGGCCACCGCCGGCGACATCATCGCCTTCACGGGCATCGAGGAGCTGTTCATCTCCGATACCCTCTGTGATCCGGGCGCGGTCGAGGCCCTGGCGCCGATGACCGTCGACGAGCCGACCGTGAGCATGACCTTCCAGGTCAACACCTCGCCGTTTGCCGGCAAGGACGGCAAGTTCATCACCAGTCGCCAGATCAAGGAGCGCCTGGAGCGCGAGCTGCTGCACAACGTGGCGCTGCGCGTCGAGCAGGCCGACGACCCGGACAAGTTCCGCGTCTCCGGTCGTGGCGAGCTGCACCTGTCCGTACTCATCGAGAACATGCGCCGCGAGGGTTACGAGCTGGGCGTGTCGCGCCCCGAAGTCATCCTGCGCGAGGTGGATGGCGTGCGCGAGGAGCCCTACGAGCAGCTCACCGTGGACGTGGAGGAGAACCACCAGGGCGGCGTGATGGAAAAGCTCGGCACCCGCGGTGGTGACCTCAAGAACATGGTGCCGGACGGCCAGGGGCGCGTGCGCCTGGACTACATCATCCCCTCGCGCGGCCTGATCGGCTTCCGTACCGAGTTCATGACCGCCACCCAGGGCACCGGTCTCATCTACTCCGTGTTCGACCATTACGGTCCGGTGAAGAAGGGCAGCTTCGGCAACCGCATCAACGGCGTGCTCATCGCCAACGGTCCGGGCAAGGTCCTGGCCTATGCCCTGTTCAACCTGCAGGACCGTGGCCGCCTGTTCATCGGCCCCGGGGAAGAGGTGTACGAGGGCATGGTGATCGGCATCCACTCGCGCGACAACGACCTGGTGGTGAACCCGCTCAAGGCCAAGCAGCTCACCAACATCCGCGCCGCTGGCACCGACGAGAACCTGATCCTCACGCCGCCGATCCGCATGAGCCTGGAGCAGGCGCTGGAGTTCATCGACGACGATGAGCTGGTGGAGGTGACCCCCAACCACATCCGCCTGCGCAAGAAAATGCTCTCCGAGAACGACCGCAAGCGCGCCTCGCGCCAGCCCAAGTAG